The genomic stretch gtataagtccagacagattggcatccggtatccattattttattttctttgttgaggagattagtataagtccattgagtggcctctgatatccatttctgtttaggagactggtgtaaatccatctattggtatccggtatccgctttttgtttatgagattggagtaagaccattgagtggcatccggtatcatttgtttgcttactttattattgcttattgcccattccaaaggacacacttgaatcatctcctatatgatttcaagaggtgaaccctctaagaagttttacaatccatcttcatccattcatcctcattatgtcctaaaccttttcacattactttcaaacttgagatagatattgtgcaaacatcttcatgttttcaaactaaaaacctggaccccaagtccttgactttttcaaactccatttcataatacttctttcaaatcaatcttaatcatactttgactccattttcataatcacaatcaattaacttcacccattcacttgttttggctttgtccattgtcaaatcttttcatgcattagccataggtttcaattatcattgtggttgatgtaaacctcaccctatccttagtgagtcgactataagacttccgtactgaaaacagggttaacccctctagtacgtcgaagctatcctcgcatggtggatgttggtcttggtcgagttttctcccattgataatgaagagcctcagtgctattgtttaaaattgaatccaccaacttttggaaatcttttagccgaactacggcgttttgatccttacctttgatggaaggtacgtaggcaacgggttcatccgttcaaacccaataaaaattgtatattcttttctcatcatcccaatcatgtttgcataatatttatgtcataacaaataacaatcttttacaacaagtgtgaaaagggctccctaggagtacctaggacgtgatgggtgcctaacaccttcccattgcgtaatttaccccttacccagactctctgatctttttattagttttctacgtgtaaaacttcttaggcttttgttcgctttttagccaatcctttggataaataaaagtgcggtggcgactcgaattcattgtatgctttgcttatggtttaatcgatagatcatatagcgacgaatacaccgctacatataccaaaccctagttttagggcaaaatgatcaggaactgattacactgattgccaatggatctttttgagataattgtgaatcttcctaggccaagatgcctctctaatcatgacctagatgagctcctctacttccaaccaaacattgcatGTTGCAGGCAGctatgaaaccctaatttctgattaaatccagattAACACcctgatagctttgaatccttcactgatgaactgaggaccataataagatacttggaccaccctgagacccttgagacttatatacttagaaaatgaagtccaattctcaatcttgctttgtgtgggctccttctgttaaggagtgatcgatcaaaacctgatctccatgtcactaatgcagtatgcaatgagtatgacctaatatgattctaatgaagtgtaaaacataatcccatgcttccaggaaaaatgaaaggtaaattttggggtattacacttggtgatctctcccaatgcaaacccaatgaatgatgggtaaggaggataccaaggtgtgatctcaaagccaatgcaaataatgagatagcatgaggaatcttagggtcaaaattggtgTTTTACtgctgcccctatttaaggatattctaactaaggatgtgaaggttaaaatattcgtatcTACTCAGTAGAAcggacttaaataacaacattaagaaacaaattttgtccctaagagacctcaaGATGCATATGATATAAttgttaaaataatctttgtggggaatatattaCCATAAAGGAGAAGAATACGGAGAGACTGGAGTCCAaaggagtataatgcattccgtaaggaaagctcactgaggagacaaagactctaggggataaaagttatgtgtaggccaggctacgacttaaaaactgttgggAGACGCgggggaatttccatgaaaataaataaatggaaagacttGGTCTGGAGATAAGGTTATTTACAGGGGATGTGaatagatcagaacaaagctgcAATACTCATACCAAATAAGGCATTGGCGACTTCGTTggggaaatacgcactcaaactcaattgaggaaagaatgaacttcaacacatgagtaaaagagatgtattatctacaaccggttactaggtaagtgtcgcaacccgaaaaatacggtggtgcgaaaaaacaaccggcgagaaagaaatgacagaagagtcgccaccgtgcgttatttatcccaaaggagggaaaggaaacgctcgaagtaaacctggagaaaggaaaggaaaagacaaggtctcgcaaccaaatcttgggttcgggagtcgattatgcgaagggaaggtattagcacccctacgcatccgtagtactctacgggatccactcttgttgtttcttgtctaaagggtgtgcgtttatctaatgtactatttactaaaagaaagggtcaaagaaaatgactcgcacggatgtcgcatccactacatacgtatctcatctgaatatgagaatcagagtcttcgtagctcggctacctatgggtgaaggataagtgtgctcgctaagacgtcgcgtcttatgcctacgtatctcatcgggaatgagaatcagagcaaaacgtagttcagcctaactacgggaataaagggtctcgattgcaactagggcaagagaaagggaatgtctcgaccgcaacgagggcgagagaaaggatcgcaacgagggcgagaggaaacaaggattagttgttagttgttagtcaaactcggcaagacatcgcatctcgtgcctacgtatctcatctggaaatgagaatcagagttgccgtagttcggctcacgcacgccaaacaaaacaagacacctacacacaaaaaggtggcaaacatggagcccgactgccaatcactggacttacatcagcatctgaaccaaaacacaaacaaaagggcaaacgtggagcccgactgccaatcactggacttacatcagcatccgaaccaaaacacacataaaaagaaaaagaaaggttcccggagtggtctcgcacgaccacctgcctacatacctcgtctggaacaaggatcagggcgatgtagttcccctacataggggttgccatctgaatatggacttagaaaaggaggacaccagttgtgtcaaaagagagtgggcaatgtgttcacgccctagcagtaggtgtcgcagctcgctgaaccgagtcttaggcagttacctctttgcaatagaacagactacatgccacaagatcggagacgctcggaaaggtctagaagaaatggggaagctctgccctagagttgtcatgcaatatatacttaagtgtttaggatttacaaatgggaatatctacctaatgttagcatgcgaagaatatgggaattctacctatgttatcatacaaagggttctacctaataGGTGCTAgctaaacggaacaagaatcgatgaatggagcaaggagaggtgttagggataaaggtagatggcgatgcatgaagcaatcgacttacaaggttgatggcgatgcatgaagcaatcgacttacaaggttgatggcgatgcataaagcaatcgacttacaaggagggtggatgaatacgtgctggttctgttaggttttgaaaaatgattactcgacgttggatcgaggttttgatcttgttttgaaatggttatcgaatgttcattttaattcttgtattaacagatggataaagaatgaaagaataaatattatacatttcatgggagagggatacatttttatgaatgggggttgacatggcaatcaagcaatacaagtatatGCCCCATACACCATACAAGTGGGCAACAGTCAATCAGgcaagtaagatataaacaagtatataatcgaatcaaataatcaaagaatgaaataatgaagcattaaataatgtatgagtgtaagtgcgaaggaaccggctcattgtaagaaagcccaagagtaagctatgtgaggttgatggcgatgcttaaaaagcaatcgacttacaagggtgtgaaaaaaaagggctcgatattaaatcgagaaagTATGGCTTTTATAGTTTGAAAAAATGGTTTTTTGAACTAAATTCAAATGCAATAactatgcattattaacaaatgaaattataataaacataaaaaaaagatattaacaaaatactaaaagaataataataaaaaaactaaaGGAAGATAACatcaaataaaaagcaaaaaaacTTCACATGAGTATCGAACCCTCTCCACCTAATATTATGCAACTAAactctctccactaggccactcaaTACTATCTGCTATTGAAATGCTATCATAAATATATGAACTGGGCTAACAGATttataacaaaataaaaacaaaataaacattcTTATGTTTTCTTTTTAATATCTCTGTTAAAAAACAAATTAAGctaaacaaaaaataaataataataataaaagaaaataagaacatatactttttttctgatttttgtgttaaaaatgaaataaactaaaaaataaaagaaataattaaaaagaaaaagaaaatggaaacaGAAGCTCGTCTCCCTCACTCGAGCTCAAACCTTCAGCATCTCACTCGCATCTTTCCATCTCTCACACGAATCCCTCTCTCGCTCTCAACAAACCCCTCTCAATCACTCTCAACTCTCACAATATTTTCAACAGCAAGCACATGAgaaagataaaaaagaaagaaagagaaataCTTACAAAGTGTCGTGGTGGTGGTGGCGGTGAAGAACGTATAGACGCCGGCCTCCAGGTAAACGGTTCTAGGTCTTTTTCCTTCCTCAGATTTCCGCCTCTAGCTTTTCTGTGAACAGTGGCCGCTCCTCCAACctttagaaattagggtttttttCTCTTTTGATTTTTTGCCTCTCAGTTTTTGTTGTGCTCTTTTGAAAAATCCCCCCTTCTCTTACTGATTTCTCTCCTTTTATAtttctgtgaattagggtttcaaaggtGCCTTTGGTAATCCAGAAGAGTAACTCTGCAAGGCACTTTTGATGTTCAGAAACTGGATTGACCCCTTTGATGTATGGATTTGAGACAGGTAATCTGAGCATCTGAGCATTCCTCTCTGTTTTTGTTTTAATTCCCATTTGGGaatttctggattttgaatttTACTGCTTTGAGTAATTCTCCactttttactgcagtgaattttttttagaaaacTCTGTTGATTTGGTTGAGGTTCAATGGCTGAGTTACTTGGAAGTGAAGACACAAGGGAAAACACAACCAACATGGTTGTTAGATGATTAATTTCAAATTTAgttcttcagcttgaaaggcaGGAACTGTTGTTACCATAACTTTTCAATGTGGAATGACATTGCACGTGGATCATTACTAGAACGTGTTCGTGAAGGAAGTTCCTTTATTTGGGTTGGGCAAAATGATGTTTTAACTTTTCCACAGAAGGTTTTTTTTGCAAGACGACCTTGGTGGTAATAGTCCTCTATGTATGGATCATTACTATGAGTGACAGCAAGCTGCAATCTAAGAATACTCTCAATTTCATCACTTGTCATATACTTGGAGCGAAACTGTAATGAACTGCTCTCACTCTTCTGGCTACTGGCATTAGAACCCTGATGGGATAAACGATGACTGTGCTTAGCATTTTGAGTTGATTTTGGTCTATGATCATACTTGCTACTGACGGATGAGCTAGAGGAAAGGTGGGGGTTAAATAAATGGGACTGGAATCCTGACAAGTAGCCTGCAGATCGCTGAACAGGATGATGCAGTCTATGCTGTTGGTGTAATTGATTCATCAAATGAGGAGAAACTGATCCAATATGAAGCTGTAATTGTTGCTGCAACATATTACTTAGGAGGTTGGAACGATCTCCTGGATATAACCCTGCTTGGTTGGCCAATTGGTTCTGTACTGTGATTTGAAGAAGATTGTTGAGACCTACCACCAGGGAGAGGATAAGAAGTGAATGAAGATTTTGGCGCCAAAACTGGTTCGCTCGAAAAACGAGGAAGTTCTCGTCTCTTGTCAGGATAAGAAGACGTTCTATACAAGGGCCTTGGTTCTTCTGTGTGTGAAATAGAGGAATGTGGATGTGATGACCATCTCTTTTCATCACCAGTAGTTTCACTATCATAAAAAAAACTGATCAAACCAGTTAGGAACAGGTTCACTAGAGCGATGTTCGAGGTGGTATTGCAGCTGTCTTTGCTGCTCAAGATACGACGACGTTCGGCATAAGGGCTTTGATTCTTGTAGATGGGTGACAGAAGAATGTGGATGTGAGGACCATCCAAGGACCAAATTCTCTGGAAATTTCTGCTAAAACCACCTCTGTATTTTCTGCAAGAATTCCAATCATAAGTCCAGCCAACCTATGGGTACCAGTCGGTGGTTTCAATTGGATGCATTTCTGAGCCAAATTATACATGCTTTCTATTCCGGTCGTAAATGGCCTGATGTATAGAAAATGAGAAATATACAACTCAATCCAGTAACATGAAGTTGTACAGAGACTCTCAGTATTACCCAGCATAACTTGTAGCAAGTTTCTTAAGCCCTCACGAGTTTGTTGATTATCACACTGAATCCAGAATGGACTGCAGTCCAGTTTAGTAATTTGTGACCTCCATTTTTCCCAGGCTTTGATAAAGTCGGGTTTGGATTTAAAACAATCTCCTAAATTTCCAACAGCTGATTCATGACGTAATCGAGGCATTTTGGAAATAAGAACAGCGACTGCCTCCACCAGTCCATTTTCTAACTCACGGTAGCTGAGTTGATCTAATTGGTAAGACCCGTGTAACCGCAGCATTTTCACCACTATATCTAGCCAACCAACTGACAATGCAGATGACATCACTTCCCAATATCTAGGATCATCTTCAATCACCTGTATGTTGACAAGATCATTCTGAAAATCCACAAGCTTGCCATGAATTGTTTCCTGTGTACTGGTAAAGAGGCTATCATAGTCAGCTAACCAATCAACAAGCCTTTCAGGCAGCCATGCTTGAGATTGCTTGTCCACATAAAATATTTCCATCAATTCCCAGGCAGCTTTCAAACATGTTGGCTAGTTTGCGCTACTTCATAGGCAAGATATTGTTGTTTGTGATTTGATGATGGATTGTTGGATGTTATTGCTGCAGGTCCTTGCGAAACCATCAGTTATGATGATGAAGGTGAGGTTGCACCGCGACTTTTCTTCTCCTATTGTACATCTTAGAAGTGGCGGAGGACCTATGCATTCCCACTGCCAAGAGCCTGTTGCCGCCAGCTCCACTGACTTATGTCGGTTATTCGGTTTTGGTTGATTGATGTCGGTTTAATATCTCAGCTCACTGCAGATGGAACGTCGAGGGTTAATGCCGTTGTCCGCGTCGACGGTTGAGCCGCTGCAGAATGGTTTGTTGTAGTTTGGATTCAGAAGCTCGTGCTGGAGTTCACTGCTGCTACGACTCTTCGAATATGTTGTTCTGAACTGCGTCGACTCTATACGGCATGGCTGCGTTGCCGTTTCCTTGGATGCTTGGTTTGTGTTTGGATTGCATTTGCCGTTGGAGTTGGCTTATGTGTTTGCAACATTTGTTGCTTGTTGAGTCTTGGTGAATCCCTATACTGTTAGGATACAACAGAAGCAATTAATCCCTGTTATGAATATTGGTTGACCTGCATTGGTACATCAAAATGGCCATGGGCTGAACGTATGATTGCATGGTTGTAATGGCTTTATGTATGTTTTATGGTTTGAATGTGTAATTTGACTTGGTTTAATGGTTGAATTAGAATGGAATAGGTAAATGAACAAGTAAATGGATATTCAATGGAAAATTATGGGTGAATTTAGGGTTTAATggatttgggttgactttggtcaaagttgaccaaaaagtcaactgttgaccaaagtcaacaattggtcaaaagtgtcgattttttttatttttcttgtaTGGAATCACATGTACTGGTTTAAACATGGATGAAAtagattgaaatggattaacaaatggtttgaagtCGGTTTCCAACTTGTTTTGCCttatgacttgaatgtttgactttgaaaagaacatgactgataatgcacatgaacaaacaccatgactttggaccaagaccaatcctcatgtaaaaaccaaagtaaggttaggccaagcacgctaaacaaacataaaaaattcaggaccaaaatcggggtatgacagttgcccctatttaagcgtcttcaactagagaatatgaagcaggatgttcttcatatgatcatagtgggagatggttaaatactaagaagacccggattttgatcctgaatccccatGAAACAATACCTGTCAGCATCGtcaaagaagcaatctcaaaagaagaatccgtctggtacggtgaaaatcggcctgagtaccgaaacagaaagttgacctggataccaaaataaatggtaacacaggaatacccatggcctgaacgccgcacatagcatcggaatatgagagtatcaatgttggtctgatcaccggaaatctggtctgaactccacttcgatctggaaatcggaaactggcttgaatgccaattcggtctggataccgggaactggcctggacgccacttcggtctggataccgggaaaactggcctgaatgccacttcggtctggataccgggaactggcctggacgccacttcggtctggataccgggaaaactggtctgaacaccacaagttcttcgtcctgactgttgagaacttcttcgatctggaaatcggacactggcctgaatgccacttcggtctggataccgggaaaactggcctgaacgccacaagttcttcgtcctgactgttgagaacttcttcgatctggaaatcggaaactggcttgaatgccacttcggtctggataccgggaactggcctggacgccacttcggtctggataccgggaactggcctggacgccacttcggtctggataccgggaaaactggcctggaatgccacaagttcttcgtcctgactgttgagaacttcttcgatctggaaatcggaaattggcttgaatgccacttcggtctggataccgggaactggcctggacgccacttcggtctggataccgggaaaactggcctggaatgccacaagttcttcgtcctgattgttgagaacttcttcgatctggaaatcgggaacactggtctgaacaccacaagttcttcgtcctgactgttgagaacttcttcgatctggaaatcgggaaaactggcctgaatgccacttcggtctgggtaccgggaactctggcctgaacgccacttcggtctggataccgggacaactggcctgaatgccacttcggtctggataccgggaacttCATGTCTATCAGCATCGGCGAACATAACAAAGTAGTGATACGTGAGCCGGCACGCGTGccaaagatgaccaatcaaaagaggataaagttgctgacttggagcaaatacccaaaagaaaggggaagacccactggggataatactgcttgatcaaggcaagcatccaaaggggacaagactatcaataccacaaaaaggggattacatctaccggtttgtaggcagaaaaccacagaaaagcAACCAGTCATCGACCAGGATGAGCACAAATGGTTAAttctgctaggggatgaaagtgggattttacaactaccagctagtaggtagaaaaccacaaagataggacttacaactaccggtttgtaggtagaagccacaaattctgccgaggataagatgaatgagtgccggttaatgagcgactattcatttatgccccagggaagcacgggcgacagccaacaggaagccagtttaggatcgatccaaaaggcagactgaaataggactcatcctaatgaggacagaactcaatagggaaaacccatcccgttagggagggaacggaaacaaccgtcatccacgaggatgtatctcggtggggagcgcagaaggaatggtggacattttctgcctaaggggtcaactctatatggagagatcaaacacacCCACTTCTGCTAAAGGAATGGACCCAATGCTTGCAAGATGCTGCCAACTTCGAGGAGTAACACTGCTGGGaatacccactcaactaaggagtcacttgttgggaaagcaccaacctctcaaccatgctgatgaacccaattctgaaaccGATCCAATGGCGGGAagctaaactctttccaacaaaccaaactcggctggtcaccacggcctagggctaatggatatgtttgcaatgttgatgcatgagtttttttttgttttacacaatgccccatgatcatggaaatgctatgcactaatgatgcaatatgctatgcttatctaaatgatgaatgcgtaaacacacgtctcctccagagacaacaccggggaactccaggaactgtgctgaggatcttataatcacgtcaacttccaccctgctggggaaagacaaaccttgctgaggatgcactccatcgaacccgaactgcttggagattaccctgctaggggaggcaacccattcttatctctactggggatgattttctccaaacccgatccgcttggggataataagtcatgaacaaacttcagtctgagcactggaaacaaacttctggcttgtcacttgggataccgagaatgttttatgcttgcatgcgtatgtttgaattttacgatggcgtaatgctccgtgaaaacggaaatgctacgcgatttgggaggatgcaatgcaatatgattctacatgcagggatgcgaaatgctggggaaaatgccaagctgaagcaaggaatcccgttggggaaatgattataatcttccggaccctggcactactgttggagatgcacagcataaTGAACTATGTGGGGAGATGACCGGCCGCGCGGTGTTCTAGTAATGGCGAgataccgaggctctgactggggagagaacggcgcCGTAAACTGTTGTTGGGGAATCAAaagtggttctggcaaccataatctacgggagatgactcagcaggaggaggcaaacaccgatacggtaccgaggttatgcttccaggaaagaaatcatcgatctgggattgaaaacatcgatctggcatcgaactctgaggaacagctgcttctgctgggaagctacagtctggtactgtcaatttcgctggggatatacagtctggcactgttaactctactagggagtgtatagtctgaaacaaccgcttgggggggtacagtagtgagaacctgctgggaatattaaggaaatgccccgagtgtacctttacagcaattttaaatgttcattgagcatgtacctgtaaagctcttatgtttcatgatgcaatgtttatcaaaaattcggacgtcatttttgcaaacaaaacagtaaaatgaaaatgaacacagagatgtactgaataacatgattttattgattgaatggcctctgaataggcgtttacatcaggaagcaatccctggaaagaggtaatcgctCAGAAGAtaaaaaaaacagaaattaatctaatggcaatgtgaaatggatttctattgggttccaattctgctatgacttgctcgtcttcaagatcctcgagatgatcagccttctgaaaaaggtgattggactgtttcctacccttctgaaagtttccagtcatcgacacaagatgagattcagaactaactcagaacgcagtcattcgcttaatccctaacttttgcctggatcgccctttcgggttttcaatccaccgggatacccatttttgcctaagttgccttttcaggttttcaacttaccgggtgtactatcttttcatttttaaatccctaatttttgcccgaacctttttccttttcttggttcgtcgggatgcccattttttgcctggactgttccttttactgtccagcgggtctattttatgcgaagtattttttaactgcgtctgagtttatcggggaagtgaagtcttcaccatccatcgttgcaagcattaaggcccctccatcaaaaaccttggtgacaacataaggtccctcatagttaggagtcaACTTGCCtctgtgatctgtctgaggaggaaggatccttttcaacactaaatctccgacttggaaacaacgaggacgcactttctgatcaaaggctctcttcatccgactctgatacaactgcccatgacaaatggctgccattcgcttctcttcgataagactcaactcgttgaaccttgtccgaatccattcagcttcgtctagcttgacatccaacaggactcttagagaaggaatctccacttcaacaggtaggactgcttccataccatacacaagggagtaaggggttgccccggtcgatgtacgtactgaagtgcggtacccatgcaaggcgaagggtagcatctcatgccaatctctgtacgtaacgaccatcttctgcacaatcttctttatgttcttattcgctgcctcaacagcaccattcatcttaggacggtaaggggaagaattgtgatgctgaatgctgaagttctggcacaactccttcatcattttgttattgagattggaaccattatccgtaatgattctctcgggaatcccatagcgacaaatgatttccttcttaatgaaacgggcaaccacatgtctggtgacattcgcgaatgatgctgcttcgacccatttggtgaaatatTCGATGGCAAcgaggatgaagcgatgcccattggaagcggtcggctcaatctttccaatcatgtcaatgccccacatcgcaaacggccacggcgaagacatcacattcagaggattcggcggtacatgcaccttatcagcataaatctggcatttatgacacttccgagcatacttgaaacaatctgattccatggtcatccagtaataacccgcccttaacaatttcttagccattgcatatccgccggcatgagtaccgaaggacccttcatgaacttcctgcattaacatgtccacctcgtgtctgtccacgcatctgagcaaaaccatgtcgaagttcctcttatacagtacatcatctttgttcaagaagaaactacctgccaatcttctcaaagtctttctgtcattgttggatgcccctgcagggtactcttgattcttcagaaagcatttgatgtc from Lathyrus oleraceus cultivar Zhongwan6 chromosome 7, CAAS_Psat_ZW6_1.0, whole genome shotgun sequence encodes the following:
- the LOC127104198 gene encoding nuclear pore complex protein NUP85-like, which produces MLQQQLQLHIGSVSPHLMNQLHQQHRLHHPVQRSAGYLSGFQSHLFNPHLSSSSSVSSKYDHRPKSTQNAKHSHRLSHQGSNASSQKSESSSLQFRSKYMTSDEIESILRLQLAVTHSNDPYIDDYYHQGRLAKKTFCGKPTCLKAAWELMEIFYVDKQSQAWLPERLVDWLADYDSLFTSTQETIHGKLVDFQNDLVNIQVIEDDPRYWEVMSSALSVGWLDIVVKMLRLHGSYQLDQLSYRELENGLVEAVAVLISKMPRLRHESAVGNLGDCFKSKPDFIKAWEKWRSQITKLDCSPFWIQCDNQQTREGLRNLLQVMLGNTESLCTTSCYWIELYISHFLYIRPFTTGIESMYNLAQKCIQLKPPTGTHRLAGLMIGILAENTEVVLAEISREFGPWMVLTSTFFCHPSTRIKALMPNVVVS